Proteins from a genomic interval of Pseudomonadota bacterium:
- the hemH gene encoding ferrochelatase: MKSAKEEVIGVVLLNLGGPERLEEVEPFLFNLFSDRKIIRLSPFAFLQKFIARKIARKRAPKSAQAYKLIGGGSPLNRITGEQGKALEVSLAEHGVFKVGMAMRYWKPYAGEILADFAGQGIHRIIALTLYPHYSKATTGSSIDDLMGVAAGFKEPFEISTVESYPDHQGYVKALAGTIGEGIRRFGGEKFQVVYSAHSLPVNFIKEGDPYVDHLVKTIRAVEKSTNLTGKLCYQSRSGPVEWLSPSTPEMLEALAAEGCSNVLMVPISFVSDHVETLYEIDMLYKDQARDLGIRLERTESLNTNPVFINALKDLVLSAKGKPEEESS; this comes from the coding sequence ATGAAAAGTGCAAAAGAAGAAGTAATCGGTGTGGTCCTCCTCAATCTTGGCGGCCCGGAGCGCCTGGAAGAAGTGGAGCCCTTTCTGTTTAATCTGTTTTCAGACAGAAAGATTATCCGCTTGAGTCCCTTTGCTTTTCTGCAGAAATTCATTGCCCGAAAAATTGCCCGCAAGCGTGCCCCCAAGAGTGCCCAGGCTTATAAGCTCATCGGCGGCGGCTCACCGTTGAACAGGATCACCGGAGAACAGGGTAAAGCCCTTGAGGTATCTCTTGCTGAGCATGGCGTATTCAAGGTCGGTATGGCCATGCGCTACTGGAAGCCTTATGCCGGCGAGATCCTGGCGGATTTTGCCGGCCAGGGTATTCACCGGATCATTGCCCTTACCCTGTATCCTCATTATTCCAAGGCAACAACCGGCTCTTCCATTGATGATTTGATGGGTGTGGCTGCAGGTTTCAAGGAACCCTTTGAGATTTCCACGGTTGAGTCGTACCCCGACCATCAGGGGTATGTGAAAGCCCTTGCCGGAACAATCGGTGAAGGAATCAGGCGATTCGGCGGGGAGAAGTTTCAGGTTGTTTACAGCGCCCACAGCCTGCCGGTGAATTTTATCAAAGAGGGTGACCCCTATGTGGACCATCTGGTGAAAACCATCCGCGCAGTAGAAAAAAGCACCAATTTGACCGGCAAACTCTGTTACCAGAGCAGGAGCGGGCCGGTGGAGTGGTTGTCGCCGTCCACCCCTGAAATGCTTGAAGCCCTGGCCGCAGAAGGCTGCAGCAATGTGCTCATGGTGCCCATCAGTTTTGTTTCCGATCACGTGGAAACCCTCTATGAAATCGATATGCTCTATAAGGACCAGGCCAGAGATCTCGGCATCCGTCTTGAGCGCACCGAATCCCTCAATACCAATCCGGTATTTATTAATGCCCTTAAGGATCTGGTTTTATCAGCTAAGGGAAAGCCAGAAGAAGAATCTTCTTAA